The Salvia splendens isolate huo1 chromosome 21, SspV2, whole genome shotgun sequence genome includes a window with the following:
- the LOC121785102 gene encoding probable protein phosphatase 2C 60 — MGIYLSAPKTEKFSEDGNNNRLRFGLSSMQGWRATMEDAHAALTDLDDYTSFFGVYDGHGGKVVAKFCAKYLHQQVLKQEAYSSGDIGTSVQKSFFRMDEMMRGQRGWRELAVLGDKMNKFTGMIEGLIWSPKSGDKSKQVDNWAFEEGPHSDFPGPTSGCTACVAIIRENQLIVANAGDSRCVISRNGQAYNLSRDHKPHLEVERDRILKAGGFIHAGRVNGSLNLARAIGDMEFKQNKFLPPEKQIVTASPDINIVELCDDDEFIVLACDGIWDCMSSQQLVDFIREQLKSETKLSAVCEKVLDRCLAPSTAGGEGCDNMTMILVQFEKATSSDDKPSASESELKPIIII, encoded by the exons ATGGGTATATACTTGAGTGCTCCTAAAACGGAGAAATTTTCGGAAGATGGAAATAACAATAGGCTGAGGTTTGGTTTGTCTTCCATGCAAGGATGGCGTGCTACAATGGAAGATGCT CATGCAGCGCTTACAGATTTGGATGATTACACATCATTCTTTGGTGTCTATGATGGGCATGGAG GTAAGgtggttgccaaattttgtgCAAAGTACCTTCATCAACAAGTGCTAAAGCAGGAAGCCTATTCATCCGGTGATATAGGAACTTCAGTTCAGAAATCTTTTTTCAG AATGGATGAGATGATGCGTGGGCAAAGAGGGTGGAGGGAGTTGGCTGTTCTGGGGGATAAAATGAACAAGTTCACCGGCATGATAGAAGGCCTCATATGGTCCCCAAAAAGTGGTGACAAAAGCAAGCAAGTGGATAATTGGGCATTTGAAGAG GGACCACACTCTGACTTCCCGGGACCGACTTCTGGTTGTACTGCTTGTGTTGCCATCATAAGGGAGAACCAACTTATTGTTGCTAATGCTGGTGATTCACGCTGTGTTATTTCTAGGAATGGCCAG GCATATAACCTTTCAAGAGACCATAAACCCCATCTCGAGGTTGAGAGAGACAGAATATTAAAAGCAGGTGGTTTTATACATGCTGGTCGGGTCAATGGCAGTTTAAATCTTGCAAGAGCTATAG GTGATATGGAATTCAAGCAAAACAAGTTTTTGCCTCCTGAAAAGCAAATTGTTACAGCCAGTCCTGACATAAACATA GTTGAACtttgtgatgatgatgaattcaTTGTGCTTGCCTGTGATGGAATTTG GGATTGCATGTCCAGCCAACAACTAGTAGATTTTATACGCGAACAGCTGAAATCC GAGACCAAGCTTTCTGCAGTGTGTGAAAAAGTACTTGACAGATGCTTGGCGCCTTCCACAGCCGGAGGGGAGGGTTGTGACAACATGACCATGATTTTGGTGCAATTCGAGAAAGCTACATCTTCGGATGATAAACCCTCAGCTTCCGAGTCCGAGTTAAAGCCAATCATAATAATATGA
- the LOC121783408 gene encoding uncharacterized protein LOC121783408 isoform X2 → MKRASVNFDQSHSASDEAKDKLKYQTLLREYLDLQKVFVSKKRKLQAAKQKREVVFAEVRFLRRKHKYLLKRQAPNTDKETNALQGGGNPIPSTIDQPLLSNSLRRDGKAQEGKGHVYQEDVRCKKRKKNPSTQDKAEGEQKICWPDQVTPKF, encoded by the exons ATGAAGCGGGCTTCTGTTAATTTTGATCAATCGCATTCTGCCTCTGATGAAGCTAAAGACAAGTTAAAATACCAAACACTCTTGAGAGAATACCTTGACCTACAAAAG GTATTTGTTTCTAAAAAGAGGAAATTGCAGGCTGCAAAGCAAAAGAGAGAAGTAGTATTTGCTGAAGTTAG ATTCTTGAGAAGGAAGCATAAATATTTGTTGAAAAGACAAGCACCCAATACAGATAAAGAAACCAATGCATTGCAGGGTGGGGGCAATCCCATTCCCAGCACCATTGATCAACCCCTGCTTTCAAATTCGCTCCGG AGAGATGGCAAGGCACAAGAAGGAAAAGGTCATGTATATCAAGAGGATGTTAGAtgcaagaaaaggaaaaagaatccTTCGACTCAGGATAAGGCTGAGGGCGAACAAAAGATCTGTTGGCCTGATCAAGTCACTCCGAAATTCTA G
- the LOC121783408 gene encoding uncharacterized protein LOC121783408 isoform X1, whose product MKRASVNFDQSHSASDEAKDKLKYQTLLREYLDLQKVFVSKKRKLQAAKQKREVVFAEVRFLRRKHKYLLKRQAPNTDKETNALQGGGNPIPSTIDQPLLSNSLRRDGKAQEGKGHVYQEDVRCKKRKKNPSTQDKAEGEQKICWPDQVTPKF is encoded by the exons ATGAAGCGGGCTTCTGTTAATTTTGATCAATCGCATTCTGCCTCTGATGAAGCTAAAGACAAGTTAAAATACCAAACACTCTTGAGAGAATACCTTGACCTACAAAAG GTATTTGTTTCTAAAAAGAGGAAATTGCAGGCTGCAAAGCAAAAGAGAGAAGTAGTATTTGCTGAAGTTAG ATTCTTGAGAAGGAAGCATAAATATTTGTTGAAAAGACAAGCACCCAATACAGATAAAGAAACCAATGCATTGCAGGGTGGGGGCAATCCCATTCCCAGCACCATTGATCAACCCCTGCTTTCAAATTCGCTCCGG AGAGATGGCAAGGCACAAGAAGGAAAAGGTCATGTATATCAAGAGGATGTTAGAtgcaagaaaaggaaaaagaatccTTCGACTCAGGATAAGGCTGAGGGCGAACAAAAGATCTGTTGGCCTGATCAAGTCACTCCGAAATTCTAG
- the LOC121785587 gene encoding nuclear nucleic acid-binding protein C1D-like, with protein METGSVSKVIPESVMEAVSRTRINIDEVQANLDQLLSCYDKETLATMEPLERARIHLLIAKTTTTLFALKLRCRGVNPDDHPVKKEFERLSLYEEKLQRCVDLSKAPLRPSTTVNTPAAARFIEHSLPDLSSEQKQSMREISRGEGRGFKYVDNNLHKKRKYQSSEKLSVRSAAQEFLEKAARELLGDNKNGVKGPLQPADSDEDILVLD; from the exons ATGGAAACCGGTAGCGTCAGTAAAGTGATACCGGAATCAGTAATGGAGGCGGTGAGTAGAACTCGTATCAACATCGATGAAGTGCAGGCCAATTTGGACCAGCTGTTATCTTGCTATGACAAAGAAACCCTTGCAACCATGGAGCCTCTCGAGAGGGCCCGAATCCACTTATTGATTGCCAAAACAACAACTACTCTCTTTGCTT TGAAACTAAGATGCAGAGGTGTTAATCCAGATGATCATCCTGTGAAAAAAGAGTTT GAAAGATTGAGCTTGTACGAAGAGAAACTACAGAGATGCGTAGACTTGAGCAAAG CTCCCCTGAGACCCTCAACAACCGTCAACACCCCTGCAGCAGCCCGGTTTATTGAGCATTCTCTGCCTGATCTTTCCTCTG AACAGAAGCAAAGCATGCGGGAAATTAGTCGTGGGGAGGGTCGGGGATTCAAGTATGTGGACAACAATCTCCACAAGAAGAGAAAATACCAGTCATCCGAGAAGCTATCTGTTCGTTCTGCTGCTCAGGAGTTTCTTGAGAAAGCAGCACGTGAGCTACTTGGTGATAATAAAAATGGTGTTAAAGGACCTTTACAACCTGCAGATTCAGATGAGGATATCCTAGTTCTGGACTGA
- the LOC121785585 gene encoding transmembrane 9 superfamily member 8-like, whose protein sequence is MGRAAVGSHAMRAVFLFPALCILLLSHNAFSFYLPGVAPQDFQKGDALNVKVNKLTSIKTQLPYTYYSLPYCHPNKIVDSSENLGEVLRGDRIENSPYVFKMREPQVCSVVCRVTLDPKKAKAFKEKIEDEYRVNMILDNLPLVVPIPRSEQESPPIYQLGHHVGLKGQYAGSKDEKYFIYNHLSFTVKFHKDELTDSARIVGFEVVPFSVKHEYDGKWNENAHLTTCDSQAKRTVSSSNSPQEVDDTQEIIFTYDVAFQESEVKWASRWDTYLLMTDDQIHWFSIVNSLMIVLFLSGMVAMIMLRTLYRDISKYNQLETQEEAQEETGWKLVHTDVFRPPSNSDLLCVYVGTGVQFLGMMLVTMVFAVLGFLSPSNRGGLMTAMLFLWVFMGLFAGYSAARLYKMFKGTEWKKIALQTAFLFPGLVFGVFLVLNALIWGQRSSGAVPFGTMFALVFLWFGISVPLIVVGSYVGFKKPAIENPVKTNKIPRQIPEQPWYMNPVFSMLIGGILPFGAVFIELFFILTSIWLNQFYYIFGFLFIVFIILIITCAEITIVLCYFQLCSEDYLWWWRSYLTSGSSALYLFLYATFYFFTKLEITKPVSGALYFGYMLIASYAFFVLTGTIGFYACFIFTSLIYSSVKID, encoded by the exons ATGGGAAGAGCAGCTGTTGGATCTCATGCAATGCGTGCTGTTTTCCTCTTCCCAGCCTTGTGCATTCTTCTCCTTTCCCACAATGCATTCAGCTTCTATCTCCCGGGTGTTGCCCCCCAAGATTTTCAAAAG GGAGATGCATTGAACGTGAAAGTAAACAAATTGACTTCTATAAAGACTCAACTTCCGTACACCTACTATTCTCTTCCCTACTGTCACCCAAACAAGATAGTCGATAGCAGTGAAAATCTTGGAGAAGTACTTCGTGGTGATCGCATCGAGAACTCCCCCTATGTG TTCAAAATGAGGGAACCACAGGTCTGCAGCGTTGTTTGTAGAGTTACACTTGATCCCAAAAAAGCAAAGGCATTCAAAGAAAAAATTGAGGATGAATATCGTGTTAACAT GATCCTAGATAATCTCCCTTTGGTCGTTCCGATACCAAGATCAGAACAAGAAAGCCCCCCTATCTACCAGCTCGGTCATCATGTTGGGCTGAAAGGGCAGTATGCTGGT AGCAAGGATGAAAAATACTTCATATACAACCACTTGAGCTTTACTGTCAAGTTTCACAAGGATGAGTTGACTGATTCAGCGAGGATTGTCGGTTTTGAGGTTGTACCATTTAG TGTCAAACACGAATATGATGGAAAATGGAATGAGAACGCTCATCTCACTACATGTGACTCCCAAGCAAAGAGAACAGTTTCTTCTTCGAACTCTCCTCAAGAGGTTGATGATACACAAGAAATCATTTTTACTTATGATGTCGCATTCCAG GAGAGTGAGGTGAAGTGGGCATCGAGATGGGACACGTATCTGCTGATGACCGATGATCAAATCCATTGGTTTTCCATTGTCAACTCTCTCATGATCGTGCTCTTCCTCTCCGGCATGGTTGCAATGATAATGCTGAGAACACTTTATCGAGACATCTCAAAGTACAACCAGCTCGAGACTCAGGAGGAGGCACAGGAAGAGACGGGTTGGAAATTGGTCCACACGGATGTGTTCAGGCCTCCGAGCAACTCGGACTTGTTATGTGTTTATGTTGGAACTGGTGTACAGTTTCTCGGGATGATGCTCGTCACCATGGTCTTCGCCGTCCTTGGATTCCTCTCGCCTTCGAACAGGGGCGGGCTCATGACAGCTATGTTGTTTCTCTGGGTTTTCATGGGACTCTTCGCTGGTTACTCTGCTGCCCGGCTTTACAAGATGTTCAAAGGAACGGAGTGGAAGAAAATCGCGCTCCAGACAGCTTTCTTGTTCCCGGGCCTCGTGTTTGGTGTCTTTTTGGTGCTCAATGCTCTCATCTGGGGTCAGAGATCTTCAGGTGCAGTGCCGTTCGGAACCATGTTCGCGTTGGTCTTCCTCTGGTTCGGGATCTCAGTCCCGCTCATCGTTGTGGGGAGCTACGTCGGGTTCAAGAAACCTGCTATCGAAAACCCGGTGAAGACGAACAAAATACCAAGACAGATCCCGGAGCAGCCGTGGTACATGAACCCCGTCTTCTCCATGCTGATCGGAGGCATCCTACCGTTCGGAGCTGTCTTCATCGAGCTCTTCTTCATCCTGACCTCGATCTGGCTGAACCAGTTCTACTACATCTTCGGGTTCCTCTTCATCGTCTTCATCATCCTCATCATCACGTGTGCGGAGATAACGATCGTGCTCTGCTACTTCCAGCTGTGCAGCGAGGACTACCTCTGGTGGTGGAGGTCGTACCTGACGTCTGGATCCTCCGCGCTCTACCTCTTCCTCTACGCGACATTCTACTTCTTCACGAAGCTCGAGATCACCAAGCCCGTCTCTGGCGCCCTCTACTTCGGGTACATGTTGATTGCGTCGTATGCGTTTTTCGTGCTCACCGGCACCATTGGGTTTTATGCGTGCTTCATCTTCACCAGCCTCATTTATTCTTCTGTCAAAATTGATTGA